A window of Haloarchaeobius litoreus contains these coding sequences:
- a CDS encoding PhzF family phenazine biosynthesis protein produces the protein MDTYRALQVDAFTDEPLSGNPAGVIPDADGLEAERMQAVAAELAVSETAFVHPSGSADFRLRYFTPTTEVDLCGHATVATFGHLYEDGVVDADTYAVETNVGVLDVTVEEDGTVWLDQDTPTVVEVELEYDRVADALGIDPATLQDVGADLPLAIAEAGVRYLVVPVNFLEHLGNVDPDLGAIEALTDEVEATGLYAFTFDALDADAQLHARMFAPAAGIPEDPVCGTGAGAVTAYLDHYGAFADEFPDEVVIEQGHFVDRPGRVRARTAPLRVGGRSVTALDGSLVVPEADEDEILEA, from the coding sequence ATGGATACCTATCGCGCGCTGCAGGTCGACGCCTTCACCGACGAGCCGCTCTCGGGCAATCCGGCGGGCGTCATCCCGGACGCGGACGGGCTGGAGGCGGAGCGGATGCAGGCGGTCGCGGCGGAGCTCGCCGTCTCGGAGACGGCGTTCGTCCACCCGAGCGGGAGCGCGGACTTCAGGCTGCGCTACTTCACGCCGACGACCGAGGTGGACCTCTGCGGGCACGCCACGGTGGCGACGTTCGGCCACCTGTACGAGGACGGGGTGGTCGACGCGGACACGTACGCCGTCGAGACGAACGTGGGCGTGCTCGACGTGACCGTCGAGGAGGACGGGACGGTGTGGCTCGACCAGGACACGCCGACGGTCGTGGAGGTCGAGCTGGAGTACGACCGGGTTGCCGACGCGCTCGGCATCGACCCGGCGACGCTGCAGGACGTGGGCGCGGACCTGCCGCTCGCCATCGCGGAGGCGGGGGTGCGCTACCTCGTCGTCCCGGTGAACTTCCTCGAACACCTGGGCAACGTCGACCCGGACCTCGGCGCGATCGAGGCGCTCACGGACGAGGTCGAGGCGACCGGGCTGTACGCGTTCACGTTCGACGCCCTCGACGCCGATGCACAGCTCCACGCGCGGATGTTCGCGCCGGCGGCGGGCATCCCCGAGGACCCGGTCTGTGGGACGGGTGCGGGTGCGGTGACGGCGTATCTGGACCACTACGGCGCGTTCGCGGACGAGTTCCCGGACGAGGTCGTGATAGAACAGGGGCACTTCGTCGACCGGCCGGGACGGGTGCGCGCCCGCACCGCGCCGTTGCGCGTCGGCGGCCGGAGCGTCACCGCGCTGGACGGCTCGCTGGTGGTTCCCGAGGCCGACGAGGACGAGATTCTGGAGGCCTAG